A genomic region of Podarcis raffonei isolate rPodRaf1 chromosome 13, rPodRaf1.pri, whole genome shotgun sequence contains the following coding sequences:
- the LOC128400271 gene encoding olfactory receptor 10AG1-like, whose protein sequence is MGNHSSLVSEFIFVGFSGLPQLRMLLFVLVLSMYTVSLAGNSIITTVIKLNPALHTPMYFFLTNLSLLEICYTTAIVPKMLANLLSENGRISLWGCATQMYFFTLFGITECCLLAAMAYDRYVAICNPLRYSVVMNRGVCAQLSVASWSVGVMVGLGQTNYVFSLTYCGPNRINHFFCDIPPLLTLACGDTSMNVVAVYMVAVLFITAPFLLILTSYVYIITSILRMPSAEGRRKAFSTCSSHLIVVSLFYGSGIITYLRPKSSYSASSDKLLALFYTVVTSMLNPIIYSLRNKEVKVALMKTMGRKLCCVECKK, encoded by the coding sequence ATGGGCAATCATTCTTCCCTGGTGAGCGAGTTCATCTTTGTCGGTTTCTCTGGGCTGCCGCAACTGCGAATGCTCCTTTTTGTGCTGGTCCTTTCCATGTACACTGTGTCACTTGCAGGGAATTCCATCATCACCACCGTGATCAAGTTAAACCCGGCCCTCCACACACCCATGTACTTCTTCTTGACGAACCTGTCGCTGTTGGAAATATGCTACACCACAGCCATTGTCCCCAAGATGCTGGCTAACCTGTTGTCGGAGAATGGGAGGATCTCTCTCTGGGGCTGCGCTACCCAGATGTACTTTTTCACCCTCTTTGGCATCACAGAATGCTGTCTCCTTGCTGCCATGGCTTACGACCGCTATGTGGCCATTTGCAACCCACTGCGGTACAGTGTTGTCATGAACCGAGGCGTCTGTGCCCAGCTCTCGGTGGCCTCGTGGTCGGTGGGAGTGATGGTTGGACTGGGTCAAACTAACTATGTCTTTAGCCTGACCTACTGCGGGCCCAACAGGATCAACCACTTCTTCTGTGACATCCCTCCTCTCCTGACGCTAGCATGTGGCGATACTTCAATGAACGTTGTTGCAGTCTATATGGTGGCTGTACTTTTCATCACGGCCCCTTTCCTTCTGATCCTCACGTCCTATGTATACATCATCACCTCAATTTTGAGGATGCCCTCAGCCGAGGGCAGGCGTAAGGCCTTCTCCACTTGCTCATCCCATCTCATCGTTGTGTCCCTGTTCTACGGTTCAGGCATCATTACGTACCTTAGGCCCAAATCCAGCTACTCAGCGTCAAGCGACAAGCTGCTGGCCTTGTTCTACACAGTTGTGACCTCCATGTTGAACCCCATAATCTACAGTTTGAGGAACAAGGAGGTCAAAGTGGCCTTGATGAAAACCATGGGTAGGAAACTGTGCTGTGTGGAATGTAAGAAGTGA